In one window of Camelina sativa cultivar DH55 chromosome 15, Cs, whole genome shotgun sequence DNA:
- the LOC104747950 gene encoding methyl-CpG-binding domain-containing protein 9-like — protein MGLSDSTNELLGDTRTAAVKEDNRSSFLGIDLNEIPSAATLGGGVCTAAPDDDADYEPVEVVRSIHDNPDPAPGAPADVPEPDRDASCAACGRPESMELVVVCDACERGFHLSCVHDGVEAAAPSSDWMCSDCVSGGERSKLWPFGVKSKLILDMNASPPSDAEGYGGEDTSDSRKHMLASSSCMGNSFDNPIMHSSFSSPGPGYASLESSGLTARNPKMSLDALGSHNLGFGFPLSLNNSSLPVRFPSLDPSELFLQNLRHFISERHGVLEDGWRVEFKQPLDSYQLCAVYCAPNGKTFSSIQDVACYLGFAVNGSFSCMDAEIRNESSLPQERLHMPKRRKTSRWPNNGFPEQKGSSVSAQLRRVPFNGQTMPPFAIKSGTHFQAGDSLSAGNNGCGCEEANINNGLPMQFEDFFVLSLGRIDIRQSYHNVNMIYPIGYKSCWHDKITGSLFTCEVSDGSSGPVFKVTRSPCSKSFIPLGSTVFSCPKIDEMVEQNIEKRSDRKDSTQEHDDDANIEILLSDHPPPLGDDISSCLQENNISKTFSCLRSEGGSSQVDFDSILSSKQDHGVDIGDIVVEEDSLSVAWNKVCQKLVDACSNVMKQTGTMDFLCKHVDKETREINWDTMNEKDNVILSLSRFCCSLAPHSVTCGKKDNREIATVVDAMSRWLDQNRFGLDADFVQEMIEHMPGAESCTNYRNLKSRISSSVPVTVAEGALVVKPKGWENVKEEVFGEISRKAKKPKLNGGHGVRNPHPPPGRPMCLRLPPGLVGDFLQVSEVFWRFHEILGFEEAVSPEKLEQELINPVFDGLFLDKPGKDDKRSEMNLTDKDCTTTNLFSLFDESCQPSPAKNTSDSVLKETKAGDSSDFKISYSSRGQCVSALLTRTHISLLQVLICELQSKVAAFVDPNFDSGESRSRRGRKKDDSTLSAKRNKLHMLPVNEFTWPELARRYVLSLLSMDGNLESAEIAAHESGKVFRCLQGDGGLLCGSLTGVAGMEADSMLLAEAIKKISGSLTSETDVLYVEDDESDVVDATETNTCNGDIPEWAQVLEPVKKLPTNVGTRIRKCVYEALERNPPEWAKKILEHSISKEIYKGNASGPTKKAVLSLLADVRGGDLVQRSVKGTKKRTPIGVSDLIMKKCRAVLRGVAAADEDKVFCTLLGRKLLNSSDNDDDGLLGSPAMVSRPLDFRTIDLRLAAGAYNGSTEAFLEDVLELWSSIRVMYADQPDYVELVATLSEKFKSLYEAEAFMIKEASEDVH, from the exons ATGGGACTCTCTGATTCTACAAACGAGCTACTCGGAGACACTAGGACCGCCGCTGTCAAGGAAGATAACCGCTCCTCCTTTCTCGGCATCGATCTCAACGAAATCCCTTCCGCCGCTACTCTCGGCGGCGGTGTTTGCACCGCCGCTCCGGATGACGACGCCGACTATGAACCCGTCGAAGTTGTTAGGTCGATTCACGATAATCCCGACCCTGCCCCTGGAGCGCCTGCTGACGTTCCTGAACCGGATCGGGATGCTTCCTGCGCCGCCTGTGGAAGGCCTGAGTCTATGGAGCTCGTTGTTGTCTGCGATGCTTGTGAGCGTGGGTTTCATCTCTCTTGTGTTCACGACGGCGTTGAGGCCGCCGCTCCCTCTTCCGATTGGATGTGCAGCGACTGTGTTTCTGGCGGCGAGAGGAGCAAACTCTGGCCCTTTGGTGTCAAGTCTAAGCTCATTCTCGATATGAACGCCTCGCCTCCCAGTGATGCCGAGGGTTATGGCGGCGAGGATACGTCTGATTCTAG aaaGCATATGCTGGCCAGCAGCTCTTGCATGGGAAACTCTTTTGATAATCCAATCATGCATTCAAGCTTTTCAAGTCCTGGTCCAGGATATGCTAGTCTCGAATCTTCAGGGTTAACGGCTCGTAATCCCAAAATGAGTTTGGATGCATTGGGTTCTCATAATCTAGGTTTTGGATTCCCATTAAGCCTGAACAACAGTAGTTTGCCCGTTAGATTTCCATCCTTGGATCCAAGTGAGTTGTTTCTGCAAAATCTCAGGCATTTCATATCTGAAAGGCATGGAGTATTGGAAGATGGTTGGCGTGTCGAATTTAAACAGCCTTTAGATAGTTATCAGCTATGTGCAGTGTATTGTGCTCCGAACGGAAAAACATTTAGTTCAATACAAGATGTTGCTTGTTATCTGGGCTTCGCAGTTAATGGTAGCTTCAGCTGTATGGATGCTGAAATCAGGAATGAAAGTTCTCTTCCTCAAGAAAGATTGCATATGCCCAAGAGGAGAAAGACATCAAGATGGCCAAACAATGGTTTCCCTGAGCAAAAGGGTAGTTCAGTGAGTGCTCAGCTCAGGCGTGTTCCATTCAACGGTCAAACGATGCCCCCTTTTGCCATTAAATCTGGTACTCATTTTCAGGCTGGTGATTCCCTTAGCGCTGGAAATAATGGATGCGGTTGTGAGGAAGCTAATATAAAT AATGGACTTCCAATGCAGTTTGAAGATTTCTTTGTGCTGTCACTTGGACGTATTGACATAAGACAGTCTTACCACAATGTCAACATGATCTATCCAATAGGATATAAGTCCTGCTGGCATGATAAAATCACGGGGTCGCTATTTACATGTGAAGTATCTGATGGCAGTTCTGGTCCTGTTTTCAAGGTTACACGGTCACCATGCTCTAAGTCATTTATTCCACTTGGATCAACTGTCTTCTCCTGCCCAAAGATTGATGAAATGGTGGAACAGAACATTGAAAAACGAAGTGATCGTAAAGACAGTACCCAAGAGCATGATGATGACGCTAATATTGAGATCCTTCTTTCGGATCACCCCCCACCTCTTGGAGATGATATATCGTCTTGTTTACAAGAGAATAATATTTCCAAGACATTCAGTTGCTTGCGCTCAGAGGGTGGTTCTTCTCAAGTAGACTTTGATAGTATATTATCCAGTAAACAGGACCATGGGGTTGACATTGGCGACATTGTTGTGGAAGAAGATTCATTGTCTGTTGCATGGAACAAGGTGTGTCAAAAACTTGTTGATGCATGTTCCAATGTCATGAAGCAGACGGGTACCATGGATTTCCTTTGCAAGCATGttgacaaagaaacaagagaaatcaACTGGGATACGATGAATGAGAAAGACAATGTAATTTTATCATTGTCAAGATTTTGCTGTTCTTTGGCTCCTCACAGTGTCACATGTGGTAAAAAGGATAATAGAGAGATTGCAACTGTAGTTGATGCTATGTCAAGGTGGCTGGATCAAAACAGATTTGGACTTGATGCAGATTTTGTGCAGGAAATGATTGAACATATGCCTGGTGCCGAATCTTGTACAAATTATAGGAATCTGAAGAGTAGAATTTCCTCCTCTGTTCCTGTAACTGTAGCAGAAGGAGCACTAGTTGTCAAACCAAAAGGCTGGGAAAATGTCAAGGAAGAAGTTTTCGGTGAGATTTCTCGGAAAGCCAAGAAGCCTAAACTAAATGGTGGTCATGGTGTCAGAAATCCACACCCTCCTCCTGGGAGGCCAATGTGTTTGAGGCTTCCTCCTGGGCTTGTTGGTGACTTCCTTCAG GTATCTGAAGTGTTCTGGCGTTTCCAtgaaattttgggttttgaagaGGCTGTCTCACCTGAGAAGCTCGAACAGGAGCTTATCAATCCAGTTTTTGATGGTTTGTTTCTTGATAAACCTGGGAAGGATGATAAGAGAAGTGAGATGAACTTGACTGATAAAGATTGTACAACtactaatcttttttctttgttcgaTGAATCTTGCCAACCTTCTCCCGCGAAAAATACCTCTGATTCTGTACTAAAGGAGACAAAGGCAGGGGATTCTTCTGATTTTAAGATTTCATATTCCTCTCGTGGGCAGTGTGTCAGTGCACTTCTAACAAGGACTCACATTTCGCTTCTGCAAGTGCTAATATGTGAGTTGCAATCCAAGGTAGCTGCATTTGTTGATCCAAACTTTGATTCTGGAGAATCAAGATCCAGACGAGGACGGAAAAAGGATGACAGTACACTTTCTGCCAAAAGAAATAAGCTGCATATGCTTCCTGTTAATGAGTTCACTTGGCCTGAATTGGCCCGTAGGTACGTCTTGTCTCTTTTATCAATGGATGGGAATCTCGAATCAGCAGAGATAGCTGCCCATGAAAGTGGTAAGGTATTTCGTTGCTTACAAGGGGATGGTGGTTTGCTTTGCGGCTCGCTTACAGGAGTGGCTGGGATGGAAGCAGATTCAATG TTACTTGCAGAGGCTATTAAGAAAATATCTGGTTCTTTGACAAGCGAAACTGATGTTCTTTATGTGGAAGATGATGAATCCGATGTCGTTGATGCTACTGAGACAAACACTTGCAATGGTGATATTCCAGAGTGGGCACAGGTTTTGGAACCTGTGAAAAAGCTTCCAACAAATGTTGGGACTAGAATCAGAAAGTGTGTTTATGAAGCTTTAGAGAGAAATCCACCAGAGTGGGCAAAGAAGATATTGGAGCATTCCATCAGTAAAGAAATTTATAAAGGCAATGCTTCAGGACCAACAAAG AAAGCTGTCCTCTCATTGCTAGCGGATGTTCGAGGTGGAGATTTGGTGCAGAGGTCTGTTAAAGGAACCAAAAAGCGGACACCCATAGGTGTATCTGATCTCATTATGAAGAAATGCCGTGCTGTATTGCGTGGTGTTGCAGCCGCAGATGAGGATAAAGTATTTTGCACTTTGCTCGGGCGAAAGTTACTGAATTCcagtgataatgatgatgacgGGCTCCTGGGATCACCTGCAATGGTTTCGCGGCCCTTAGACTTCAGAACTATTGATTTGAGATTGGCTGCTGGTGCATACAACGGATCAACTGAAGCTTTTCTTGAGGATGTTCTTGAG CTGTGGAGTAGTATACGTGTTATGTATGCGGATCAGCCCGATTATGTGGAACTGGTTGCAACTTTGTCTGAAAAATTCAAGTCATTATACGAGGCTGAG GCCTTTATGATCAAAGAGGCATCTGAAGATGTCCACTAA
- the LOC104744210 gene encoding photosynthetic NDH subunit of lumenal location 3, chloroplastic-like, whose translation MAHFLNLNSLTNTLSSIPKLPESRKISKPAGFACRRTVECQELDSVQITRRMTLGSAVSIGLTGIFGQNNVSLAQDNGFWIDGPLPIPPIYNNIVNEQTGTRTFIKKGVYVADIGTKGRMYRVKKNAFDLLAMEDLIGPDTLNYVKKYLRLKSTFLFYDFDNLISAAASEDKQSLTDLANRLFDNFEKLEDAAKAKNLSKTESCYTDTKILLQEVMTRMA comes from the exons ATGGCTCACTTCCTTAATCTTAACAGCCTCACAAACACTTTATCTTCGATTCCAAAACTACCTGAGAGTCGTAAAATCAGCAAACCCGCTGGATTTGCTTGCAGGAGAACCGTAGAATGTCAAGAACTGGATTCAGTACAGATCACTAGACGGATGACATTAGGATCTGCTGTATCCATAGGTCTAACCGGAATTTTTGGCCAGAATAATGTTTCTCTGGCACAAGACAACGGGTTTTGGATCGATGGTCCTCTTCCAATTCCACCTATTTACAACA ATATCGTGAATGAGCAGACGGGAACGAGAACGTTCATAAAGAAAGGAGTGTATGTAGCTGATATAGGGACGAAAGGAAGAATGTATAGAGTTAAAAAGAATGCTTTTGATCTGTTAGCAATGGAGGATTTGATCGGACCAGATACTTTAAACTATGTCAAAAAGTACTTGAGGCTTAAATCCACCTTTTTGTTCTACGATTTCGACAATCTCATCTCTGCTGCTGCCTCTGAAGACAAACAATCTCTCACCGATTTGGCCAACAGATTGTTCGACAATTTCGAAAAG CTTGAAGATGCAGCTAAGGCAAAGAACTTAAGCAAGACAGAATCGTGTTATACAGATACAAAGATTCTTCTTCAAGAGGTCATGACCAGAATGGCATGA
- the LOC104744211 gene encoding mediator of RNA polymerase II transcription subunit 11-like, producing MDPQTQNTSLQRLQNVENRVVKVLELAGGVMEELASPSGPKKEFVNSHCREFMQSMKDIQVTLREEIKSACEYRPFEKCDYNAGIANEICFQKLEYVLTQLDDLKQTADRYTSSD from the exons ATGGATCCGCAGACGCAGAACACTTCGTTGCAGCGACTCCAGAATGTCGAGAAT AGAGTTGTAAAGGTTTTGGAACTAGCTGGAGGAGTGATGGAAGAGCTCGCGAGCCCTTCTGGTCCCAAGAAAGAGTTCGTTAACAGCCATTGCCGAGAGTTTATGCAATCTATGAAG GATATTCAAGTGACACTAAGGGAAGAGATCAAAAGCGCTTGCGAGTACCGTCCCTTTGAGAAATGCGATTACAACGCTGGAATAGCTAATGAGATCTGCTTCCAGAAGCTTGAATATGTTCTCACGCAGCTTGATGATCTGAAACAAACTGCTGACCGGTATACTTCATCAGATTGA